CTCATGAGCGGCAGGCGATGGCTTCGATCTCCACTTTCGCCCCCTTGGGCAGGGCGGCTACGGCAACAGCACTGCGGGCCGGTGGGTCGACCGTGAACACCAATCCGTAGGCGGCGTTCACCTCGCCGAAATCATTCATGTCGGTCAGGAACACCGTCGTCTTAACCACGTCCTCCAGACCAAATCCCGCCGCCTCCAGCACCGCCTGGAGGTTCATCAGGCACTGCTCCGCCTGCTTCCCCGCATCCGGTCCCACCAGCTGCCCGCTGCCCGGATCCATACCGAGCTGACCGGAGCAGAACACAAGCTCTCCCGCCCTGACCGCCTGAGAGTATGGGCCGATCGCTCGAGGGGCTTGGTCCGTGGCTATGGTCCTCTTCATGCCCCAACATCGGACTTACCGTTCTTAGGCCTTGCCGTCAAAGAGCAGTCCCGGAAGCGATGCTACGCTGTCGATCACGACCTCGCACCCGCTGCGAGCCCAGTCCTCAGCCCTGAAGCTGCCGCTGAGCACGCCCACGAAGCTGGCGGACACCGACCGGGCACAGGCGAGATCCATGGCGTGGTCCCCAACGAGGATGCATTCCGCGGGGCGGAGGGACATCAGGCCCGCCGTCCGGACCATCGCCTTGCCGTTGGGCTTGGCTTCTTCCTCGGGAAAATCGTCCCGGCATACGATGGCCTCGGAGTGCATGTCCAAGCCGGCATGGCGCAGGGCGGCGAGGGCATACCCACGGGAACCCCGGGTGAGGACCCCGAGCTTGAGCCCCCCTTCCCTGAGTCGGCCAAGGCACTCCCCGGCCCCAGGTACCGCGGTGGTCGCGGAGACATGCTCCATCTCGGTGTTGTTCATTATCTCCCGAAGCGAACGGTGCAGATTGCCGACCTCTTCTCCTCGCCCCTTGGCCTCAAGGTAATCGGCTGCCCGCTCGATGTGGTCTGCGGTCGTCCGCTTAGGATCGAGGAGGGATGTTGGGATCCCTCGGTCCACCAGCTCGGCGGTCACCCGCTTCTTCATTATTATAAAATCGACGGTGGTGTTGACCAGCGTTCCATCAAGGTCCAGGACGACCCCCCGGACCTCCCGTCCGTATAGCATGGGCGCTCTCACGCCCGCCCCATGATTCTCCTCCTATTTAGGAAAGTTCACGACCAACAATTATCACGAATAAAAGTGGTTGGCCAGATGACCATAAAATCACCGTTTTTCGCAGTTATGATATTTAAAGGTATTCGGAGCATGCTCAACGACCTCTTTTATATTCACAAATCCACACGCTGTCTACAGCAAGAAACGGTGAGGAAAATGAAAATCCGGACAATAACCCTGATAGGATTCGCAGCTCTGATCATAGCAGCGTTCGCCATGATCGTGATGGCGCTCGACCTGTCGATCGCCAACCTGATCATCCCGGGCATCGATCCCCACATAATACCCGGTATCGACCCCCACATCATCCCGGGCATCGATCCCCACATAATACCCGGTATCGACCCCCACATCATCCCGGGCATCGATCCCCACATAATACCCGGTATCGACCCCCACTAAACCGATGGCCTCACTGTTCCCTTCGGGGACAGTGGACCTTTGTTTTATTCATTTTTTAAGATAATCACGCTATGCTCGCCAAAGCTTGTTCGACCTCTTTCTTCAGGTTTTCCGCGGACCCGTGGGTGGTCAGCTCCAGCGCCTCGTTCAAAAGCCGCATGGCCCCCTCCCTGTCCCCGTTCTTTATGAACTGTTGGGCGATCTCGTAGAGCCAGCGGCCCAGCAGGAGAGGGGCGTCCTGCTTGCGGATGGTCTCCAGGGCATCGGCGAACTCCACCTTGGCCCACTCCCACTCCATCCGCTTGTTGTAGATGTATCCCCGCATCAGGTGCATGTCTGCCATGAGCACGTGGTTGCCAAGTTTCTCAAAGATCTTGCTGGCCTGGTTGATGTACTCCTGGGCCTGCTCCAGCTCATCCATCTCCACGTACACCACCACGGCGTTGCGGAGGGCGTAGCCCTGCAGCTCCAGGTTGCCTGAAGTCCGCCCCATCTCCACCGCCCGCTCATGGTACTTCACCGCCTCGGAGAAGTTACGCATCTCCGCCAGGCTGGTGCCCAGTCCGATGCATATCCTCGCAATGTTATCCACGTCCCCGGTGCGCTCGATGACCTCCAGCGCCTCCTTCTTGTACTTTATAGCTTGAGTGTGATCGATGAGCGACGAGTATACTCTGCCTATGCCGTATAGGGCCATGCCCAGCCCCATGTCGTCCAGGGTGCTCTGTGCTAGCTCCATGGACCGGCGGAAGGCGGCCATGGCGTCCTGGTGGCGGCCACGGTTCTGAAGCACTCCGCCCAGGTCGTAGTACGTCTCCACCAGGGCGTGGGGGTCCTTTATATCCTCAGCGAGGCCCAGGCTGCGGACCAAGTATTCCTCGGCCTTGTCGAACGCCGACCGCCGCAGGTAGATGACGCCCAGCCGGCGATTGACCTCGGCCAGTAGCCTCCGGTCCTTCTCCGGCACGGTCAGGGAAATGATCTCCTCGAAACGGGCGATAGCCTGGTCCCACTCTCCCCTGACCTCCAGGATATCACCTTCCAGCAGGAGGAGCTCCATCTTCTCGCTGCGATCGATGTTTTCGCATTGGGCGCGGAGCGAGGTGAGCAGGGGAGCGAACGGCAGGCTATACCCCTTCGATATGATCTCCCGACCGTTGCTGGCGGCAATGCGTATGGCGGTGCTGTACTCCTTCGCCATCAGGCAGTGGTACAGCGCCTCCACATGCGCGGGAGCAGAGGTGTCGAGGAGGTAGTACCGGGACGCTGCCTTGTGATAGGTGATGCGCTGCCTGGGAGACAGACGGGAATAGAAGAAGTCCCTGAGCAGGTCGTGCATGCCGATCATCCGGCCCACCGACTCATGGAGCAGGGACTTCGAAAGGAGGGAGTCGATGGTATCGTAGTCGACCAGATAGTCCTTGTACTCCATCTCCTTCTGCACCACTCCCAGGTCCTTGGCGATCTCCTCTTCCATGGTGAAGAAGGCATCCACCAGGACGGGATATCGGAACACCGAGGAGATGTCCATGATCCGCCTCTCGGTGATGTCCAGTTTGGAGTACACCTCTTGCTCGATGAACATTCTAACGTTCTTACCCAGCGCGCTCCGAGGGTCGTCCACCAGTTCGAGGAAGAGCGGGTGCCCACGGGTGGCGCGATAGATGTCCATCAGCTCGTTCTCCGGCAGCTCCCTGTTCCTCATCAACCGGAGGGAGCTTTCCACGTCCAGGCCCTCCAGCATCATCTCGTGGACCAGGCCCTTGAAGACGGCGGTGCGGGAGTAGAACGAAGGTATCTCTCGGCTGGTGCAGATCATTGCGACTTGCTCCAGCGATTCGAGGACGTTGACCATCGCCCCCAGGAACTCCTGCACGGTACGGTCGCCCTTCTGTACGTCGTCGATGATGAACACCGTGGGGAGGTCCTTGAGGTCCATCTCCAGGATGGCGCACACCTCCCCCACCGCTGGCCCTTCCGTCCTCGACAGGTATCGTTCCAGCCCCTTCTTGCCCAGCTGGGATAGGAACTCCGCCACCGGAGTAAGGAGGATTTTCAGATTGACCCATTCATGGACCCGGTACCAGTACACATGCCGCTGCTCCCGGATGTCCTGCACGAACTTTGCCAGCAGGGTGGTCTTCCCGATCCCCGGGATACCGCAAACTACCGTGATCTTCGATGTCCCCGAGTCCAGGAACTGGTTGAGCTCCTGCAGCTCCTTCTGCCGCCCATAGAAGGTGCGCACCATGGGCTTGCGGTCGGTGTAATCAACGAACCTGCGCTCCTCCTTTACCTTGCTTTCGTGGAAGGAGGAGCAGTCGAAGCTGCCTCGGCTGACACCCAGGGCGAGGTCGAGAAACGCATACCTCTTGGGCAGGTACAAGGACAGCTTGCCCATCTCGTCCTCGTGGACCTTGCCGTCAAAATCCACGATGTTGATTCTTGTACGTTCGATCTCCACCTTCAGATTGAGGGCGTCCTGGTAGCCTTTCTGGGTGAGAAAATACACCTTCTTGACGCTGGCGAACCCCTTAACATGCTTTGTATGGACCTCGATAATGCCCTCGTCGCTCATGGTGTTGACGATCTTGGAGACATTGTTGCGTCCAACCTCGACCGCTTCAGCTATCCCTTCTTGAGTGATAGCTGCCGGAGCGTCCGAATCTTGCAGGTATCTTTGATAAGCCAGGAGATGCAACATGACCCTTTCTCGGACTGTAAGAAGGGCCTTCCTGGATGAACGGTTCAACGAGGATGGATGTGGGTTGTAGGAATAATATTTTTCTAGATGAAAAGGAGCATGCTCAAAATTGTTTTATATACGCACAAAACGAAACCGGGTATGAAAATAGATAGGTGGTCAAGTTGATGAACGGTTCAAAGATATCGTTGCTCATCGAGGACTATCCCCGCAACGGTTACCAGCTATACTCTAAGATGGTGGGTCGGTCCACCAGCGGTCTTTGCATCACTCGCTTGCACCCCGACTATGTGGCCCAGAAGTACGGTCTGGAGATGTCCAAGAGATATTGGCTCAGCGGACAGAGCGGGGATGATGTCATCGCCCCTAAAGCCCTCAACCAGCTCCTCAAGGTCATCCGCACGGAGCTCCGGGGCCGGTCAGGGGGTACGATTTTCCTTGATGGGCTGGAGTACCTCCTCCTCTTCAACGACATGAACAAGGTCCTGGGCATCCTCGAGCAGATTGATTCCCTCCTCAAGGATGCTAAGGTGGAGCTCATAGTGGCTATGGACCCCTTGACCTTCGAGCAGAAGGACCTGGACACCCTCTGGGCCGCCTTCCCTCACTACACTGCGGAAGAGATTAAGGCCAAAGTGTCGGGCGAAGGCCCGGCTGTAGCGGCCAGGACCGCCAACGCGCCCCAGAAGGCCAGCCTTAGGGTCTGAGCCT
The DNA window shown above is from Methanomassiliicoccus sp. and carries:
- a CDS encoding tetratricopeptide repeat protein; the encoded protein is MNRSSRKALLTVRERVMLHLLAYQRYLQDSDAPAAITQEGIAEAVEVGRNNVSKIVNTMSDEGIIEVHTKHVKGFASVKKVYFLTQKGYQDALNLKVEIERTRINIVDFDGKVHEDEMGKLSLYLPKRYAFLDLALGVSRGSFDCSSFHESKVKEERRFVDYTDRKPMVRTFYGRQKELQELNQFLDSGTSKITVVCGIPGIGKTTLLAKFVQDIREQRHVYWYRVHEWVNLKILLTPVAEFLSQLGKKGLERYLSRTEGPAVGEVCAILEMDLKDLPTVFIIDDVQKGDRTVQEFLGAMVNVLESLEQVAMICTSREIPSFYSRTAVFKGLVHEMMLEGLDVESSLRLMRNRELPENELMDIYRATRGHPLFLELVDDPRSALGKNVRMFIEQEVYSKLDITERRIMDISSVFRYPVLVDAFFTMEEEIAKDLGVVQKEMEYKDYLVDYDTIDSLLSKSLLHESVGRMIGMHDLLRDFFYSRLSPRQRITYHKAASRYYLLDTSAPAHVEALYHCLMAKEYSTAIRIAASNGREIISKGYSLPFAPLLTSLRAQCENIDRSEKMELLLLEGDILEVRGEWDQAIARFEEIISLTVPEKDRRLLAEVNRRLGVIYLRRSAFDKAEEYLVRSLGLAEDIKDPHALVETYYDLGGVLQNRGRHQDAMAAFRRSMELAQSTLDDMGLGMALYGIGRVYSSLIDHTQAIKYKKEALEVIERTGDVDNIARICIGLGTSLAEMRNFSEAVKYHERAVEMGRTSGNLELQGYALRNAVVVYVEMDELEQAQEYINQASKIFEKLGNHVLMADMHLMRGYIYNKRMEWEWAKVEFADALETIRKQDAPLLLGRWLYEIAQQFIKNGDREGAMRLLNEALELTTHGSAENLKKEVEQALASIA
- a CDS encoding HAD hydrolase-like protein encodes the protein MRAPMLYGREVRGVVLDLDGTLVNTTVDFIIMKKRVTAELVDRGIPTSLLDPKRTTADHIERAADYLEAKGRGEEVGNLHRSLREIMNNTEMEHVSATTAVPGAGECLGRLREGGLKLGVLTRGSRGYALAALRHAGLDMHSEAIVCRDDFPEEEAKPNGKAMVRTAGLMSLRPAECILVGDHAMDLACARSVSASFVGVLSGSFRAEDWARSGCEVVIDSVASLPGLLFDGKA
- a CDS encoding DUF835 domain-containing protein, producing MNGSKISLLIEDYPRNGYQLYSKMVGRSTSGLCITRLHPDYVAQKYGLEMSKRYWLSGQSGDDVIAPKALNQLLKVIRTELRGRSGGTIFLDGLEYLLLFNDMNKVLGILEQIDSLLKDAKVELIVAMDPLTFEQKDLDTLWAAFPHYTAEEIKAKVSGEGPAVAARTANAPQKASLRV
- a CDS encoding RidA family protein, producing MKRTIATDQAPRAIGPYSQAVRAGELVFCSGQLGMDPGSGQLVGPDAGKQAEQCLMNLQAVLEAAGFGLEDVVKTTVFLTDMNDFGEVNAAYGLVFTVDPPARSAVAVAALPKGAKVEIEAIACRS